Proteins encoded in a region of the Mycobacterium branderi genome:
- a CDS encoding mannitol dehydrogenase family protein gives MNLNNATLSKLPIATPRYDRSKVSVGIAHIGAGHFHRAHQAMYIDRLLQQGLAHEWGICGVGVLPSDWPMRDVLRDQDGLYTLIVENPDGSRDPHVIGSIIDYRYAPDDPEAALEVLAAASTRIISLTITEGGYRDPDGPAFTLITEALAKRRDRGIAAPTIASCDNIEGNGDVVSRAVLANAESRDPALAEWIAEHARFPSSMVDRITPATTLDMAATVRREFGVNDRWPVVAEPFAAWVLEDDFADDRPPLEEAGVLLVDDVRPYELMKLRLLNAGHQCLCYFAHLCGFEFVHEAARDPLLAEFLLAYFQFEAIPTLPPVPEIDLHDYSCNLLERFANPCVRDTVARLCAYSSDRIPKWLLPVIQDNLANDGSVRLAAAAVASWARYAEGVDEWGNPFEVVDQLADSLIPIARSQHENLTAFIEITAVFGDLAQQPRFVQAYSWALDSLQRKGARATLEELLQ, from the coding sequence CCACCGGGCGCATCAGGCCATGTACATCGACCGGCTGCTGCAGCAGGGGCTGGCCCACGAGTGGGGCATCTGCGGGGTCGGCGTGTTGCCGAGCGACTGGCCCATGCGTGACGTCCTACGCGACCAGGACGGCCTCTACACGCTGATCGTGGAGAACCCCGACGGTAGCCGCGACCCGCACGTGATCGGCTCGATCATCGACTATCGTTACGCCCCCGACGATCCTGAGGCAGCGCTGGAGGTGCTGGCCGCGGCGTCCACCCGGATCATTTCGCTGACCATCACCGAGGGCGGCTACCGCGACCCCGACGGGCCCGCGTTCACGTTGATCACCGAGGCGCTGGCCAAGCGCCGCGACCGCGGGATCGCCGCGCCGACGATTGCGTCGTGCGACAACATCGAGGGCAACGGTGACGTCGTAAGCCGGGCCGTCCTGGCGAATGCCGAAAGCCGGGATCCAGCGCTCGCGGAATGGATCGCCGAACACGCCCGGTTTCCGAGTTCGATGGTCGACCGGATCACCCCGGCCACGACGCTGGATATGGCCGCGACGGTGCGGCGCGAATTCGGTGTCAACGACCGGTGGCCCGTGGTGGCCGAGCCGTTCGCCGCCTGGGTGCTCGAAGACGATTTTGCCGATGACAGGCCACCGCTGGAAGAAGCGGGCGTGCTGCTTGTCGACGATGTCCGCCCGTACGAGTTGATGAAGCTGCGACTGCTCAACGCGGGGCATCAGTGCCTGTGCTATTTCGCTCATCTGTGCGGCTTCGAATTTGTTCACGAGGCGGCCCGCGACCCCTTGCTCGCCGAATTCCTGCTCGCCTACTTCCAGTTCGAAGCCATCCCGACGCTGCCGCCGGTGCCCGAGATCGACCTCCACGACTACAGCTGCAACCTGCTCGAGCGATTCGCCAACCCCTGTGTCCGCGATACCGTTGCGCGGCTGTGCGCCTACTCGTCGGATCGCATTCCGAAATGGCTGCTGCCGGTGATCCAGGACAACTTGGCCAACGATGGGTCTGTTCGGCTGGCGGCGGCGGCGGTGGCCAGCTGGGCGCGCTACGCCGAGGGCGTCGACGAGTGGGGTAACCCATTCGAGGTGGTGGACCAACTGGCGGATTCGCTGATTCCGATCGCCCGCTCGCAGCACGAAAATCTCACCGCATTCATCGAGATCACTGCCGTGTTCGGAGATCTGGCGCAGCAGCCGCGTTTTGTCCAGGCATACAGTTGGGCACTGGATTCACTGCAGCGCAAAGGGGCTCGGGCGACGCTGGAAGAGCTGCTGCAATGA